A window of Phycodurus eques isolate BA_2022a chromosome 5, UOR_Pequ_1.1, whole genome shotgun sequence contains these coding sequences:
- the slc13a1 gene encoding solute carrier family 13 member 1 isoform X2 has product MWSKLRSVAWHYRRALFIGVTPPLLLPLPLVIATKEACCAFVLLTMAVFWTTEVIPLPVTAMLPAILFPAFGIMTSSQVATAYFKDFHFLLVGVICLATSIQKWGLHRRAALRLVGAVGVQPALLTLGFMSGCGFLSMWVHNTSAVTMVMPIAEAVLRQVRRADDGGGRLAGEGPRRGRDDRGLQLDEIHVEKENEGSGEEHKLPEERSSSSSSSSSSSSSSSSDATQAACATAPPRDLMVGKAMCIGVAYASNIGGIATLPGTSPNLIFSEYLRQMQLHQLWQVAGIVFAHQRPHVAAHVGVALLALHRLRRPVAVAMRRRALREGKSQQESHPRRVQSAWTHELTIDRLRRSSSPRSHADYVTDATVALVLGTLFFLVPAYGPSRKYESMITWEEFQASMPWEVALLVGGGFALAEGTKESGLSRWVSELLSPLGDLPPLATVAVACIIVTMVTELASNATTITIFLPILSPLAEGIHVNPLSVLIPATLCASFSFLLPASNPPNAVVFAYGHFSAADMVKAGLGANVIGLLAVLLAVSTWGVPLFSLDTYPDWAPPFNATAP; this is encoded by the exons ATGTGGAGCAAGCTGCGGAGCGTGGCGTGGCACTATCGGCGCGCGCTCTTCATCGGGGTgacgccgccgctgctgctccCTCTTCCTCTCGTTATCGCCACCAAA GAGGCGTGTTGCGCCTTCGTCCTTCTCACGATGGCTGTCTTCTGGACCACCGAAGTCATCCCTCTGCCCGTCACCGCCATGTTGCCCGCCATCCTCTTTCCCGCTTTTGGCATCATGACGTCATCGCAG GTGGCGACGGCGTACTTCAAGgacttccacttcctgttggtgGGCGTCATCTGCCTGGCCACCTCCATCCAGAAGTGGGGTCTCCACCGGAGGGCAGCCCTCCGTCTGGTCGGCGCCGTGGGCGTCCAGCCGGCCCTCTTGACACTGGGCTTCATGTCGGGCTGCGGCTTCCTCTCCATGTGGGTGCACAACACCTCCGCCGTTACCATGGTGATGCCCATCGCCGAGGCCGTCCTCCGCCAGGTCCGGCGAGCCGACGACGGGGGCGGGCGGTTGGCCGGCGAGGGGCCCCGCCGGGGACGCGACGACCGGGGCCTGCAACTGGACG AGATTCATGTTGAGAAGGAGAATGAAGGTTCGGG GGAGGAGCACAAACTTCCGGAAGAAAGATCCTCATCAtcgtcctcatcatcatcatcatcatcatcatcatcatcagatgCCACTCAG GCGGCGTGTGCGACAGCGCCCCCTAGGGACCTGATGGTGGGCAAGGCCATGTGCATCGGCGTGGCCTACGCCTCCAACATCGGCGGCATCGCCACTTTGCCGGGAACGTCGCCTAACCTCATCTTCTCCGAGTATCTTCGGCA AATGCAACTGCATCAACTTTGGCAAGTGGCTGGCATTGTGTTTGCCCATCAGCGTCCTCATGTTGCTGCTCACGTGGGCGTGGCTCTGCTGGCTCTTCATCGGCTCAGA CGTCCGGTCGCTGTGGCGATGCGGAGGAGAGCTCTCCGAGAGGGAAAAAGCCAGCAGGAAAGTCATCCGAGACGAGTACAGAGCGCTTGGACCCATGAG ctGACGATTGATCGTTTACGCCGGTCGTCTTCCCCGCGCAGTCACGCCGACTACGTGACCGATGCCACCGTGGCTCTCGTCCTGGGAACCCTCTTCTTCCTGGTCCCGGCCTACGGACCCTCTCGGAAATATG AGAGCATGATCACCTGGGAGGAGTTCCAGGCTTCCATGCCGTGGGAAGTGGCCCTTCTGGTGGGCGGAGGCTTTGCCCTGGCCGAAGGTACAAAG GAGTCGGGTTTGTCGCGGTGGGTGTCGGAGCTTCTGTCCCCTCTGGGCGATCTTCCCCCGCTGGCCACCGTGGCCGTGGCTTGCATcatcgtcaccatggtaaccgAGCTGGCCAGCAACGCCACCACCATCACCATATTCCTGCCCATCCTCTCGCCTCTg GCCGAAGGCATCCACGTCAACCCGCTGTCCGTGCTGATCCCGGCCACGTTGTGCGCGTCCTTCTCCTTCCTGCTGCCGGCATCCAATCCTCCCAACGCCGTGGTTTTCGCCTACGGACACTTCAGCGCCGCAGACATG GTGAAGGCGGGGCTGGGCGCCAACGTGATCGGCCTCCTCGCCGTCCTATTGGCGGTCAGCACGTGGGGTGTGCCATTGTTCTCTCTGGATACGTACCCCGATTGGGCGCCGCCGTTCAACGCCACGGCGCCGTGA
- the slc13a1 gene encoding solute carrier family 13 member 1 isoform X1, with protein MWSKLRSVAWHYRRALFIGVTPPLLLPLPLVIATKEACCAFVLLTMAVFWTTEVIPLPVTAMLPAILFPAFGIMTSSQVATAYFKDFHFLLVGVICLATSIQKWGLHRRAALRLVGAVGVQPALLTLGFMSGCGFLSMWVHNTSAVTMVMPIAEAVLRQVRRADDGGGRLAGEGPRRGRDDRGLQLDEIHVEKENEGSGEEHKLPEERSSSSSSSSSSSSSSSSDATQAACATAPPRDLMVGKAMCIGVAYASNIGGIATLPGTSPNLIFSEYLRQIYPECNCINFGKWLALCLPISVLMLLLTWAWLCWLFIGSDVRSLWRCGGELSEREKASRKVIRDEYRALGPMSGQEMFTQVVFLLMVLLWLTRSPGFFPGWASFFPRHADYVTDATVALVLGTLFFLVPAYGPSRKYESMITWEEFQASMPWEVALLVGGGFALAEGTKESGLSRWVSELLSPLGDLPPLATVAVACIIVTMVTELASNATTITIFLPILSPLAEGIHVNPLSVLIPATLCASFSFLLPASNPPNAVVFAYGHFSAADMVKAGLGANVIGLLAVLLAVSTWGVPLFSLDTYPDWAPPFNATAP; from the exons ATGTGGAGCAAGCTGCGGAGCGTGGCGTGGCACTATCGGCGCGCGCTCTTCATCGGGGTgacgccgccgctgctgctccCTCTTCCTCTCGTTATCGCCACCAAA GAGGCGTGTTGCGCCTTCGTCCTTCTCACGATGGCTGTCTTCTGGACCACCGAAGTCATCCCTCTGCCCGTCACCGCCATGTTGCCCGCCATCCTCTTTCCCGCTTTTGGCATCATGACGTCATCGCAG GTGGCGACGGCGTACTTCAAGgacttccacttcctgttggtgGGCGTCATCTGCCTGGCCACCTCCATCCAGAAGTGGGGTCTCCACCGGAGGGCAGCCCTCCGTCTGGTCGGCGCCGTGGGCGTCCAGCCGGCCCTCTTGACACTGGGCTTCATGTCGGGCTGCGGCTTCCTCTCCATGTGGGTGCACAACACCTCCGCCGTTACCATGGTGATGCCCATCGCCGAGGCCGTCCTCCGCCAGGTCCGGCGAGCCGACGACGGGGGCGGGCGGTTGGCCGGCGAGGGGCCCCGCCGGGGACGCGACGACCGGGGCCTGCAACTGGACG AGATTCATGTTGAGAAGGAGAATGAAGGTTCGGG GGAGGAGCACAAACTTCCGGAAGAAAGATCCTCATCAtcgtcctcatcatcatcatcatcatcatcatcatcatcagatgCCACTCAG GCGGCGTGTGCGACAGCGCCCCCTAGGGACCTGATGGTGGGCAAGGCCATGTGCATCGGCGTGGCCTACGCCTCCAACATCGGCGGCATCGCCACTTTGCCGGGAACGTCGCCTAACCTCATCTTCTCCGAGTATCTTCGGCA GATTTACCCAGAATGCAACTGCATCAACTTTGGCAAGTGGCTGGCATTGTGTTTGCCCATCAGCGTCCTCATGTTGCTGCTCACGTGGGCGTGGCTCTGCTGGCTCTTCATCGGCTCAGA CGTCCGGTCGCTGTGGCGATGCGGAGGAGAGCTCTCCGAGAGGGAAAAAGCCAGCAGGAAAGTCATCCGAGACGAGTACAGAGCGCTTGGACCCATGAG TGGTCAGGAGATGTTCACTCAGGTGGTCTTCCTCCTGATGGTCTTGTTGTGGCTGACCAGATCTCCGGGCTTCTTTCCGGGCTGGGCCTCCTTCTTCCCTCG TCACGCCGACTACGTGACCGATGCCACCGTGGCTCTCGTCCTGGGAACCCTCTTCTTCCTGGTCCCGGCCTACGGACCCTCTCGGAAATATG AGAGCATGATCACCTGGGAGGAGTTCCAGGCTTCCATGCCGTGGGAAGTGGCCCTTCTGGTGGGCGGAGGCTTTGCCCTGGCCGAAGGTACAAAG GAGTCGGGTTTGTCGCGGTGGGTGTCGGAGCTTCTGTCCCCTCTGGGCGATCTTCCCCCGCTGGCCACCGTGGCCGTGGCTTGCATcatcgtcaccatggtaaccgAGCTGGCCAGCAACGCCACCACCATCACCATATTCCTGCCCATCCTCTCGCCTCTg GCCGAAGGCATCCACGTCAACCCGCTGTCCGTGCTGATCCCGGCCACGTTGTGCGCGTCCTTCTCCTTCCTGCTGCCGGCATCCAATCCTCCCAACGCCGTGGTTTTCGCCTACGGACACTTCAGCGCCGCAGACATG GTGAAGGCGGGGCTGGGCGCCAACGTGATCGGCCTCCTCGCCGTCCTATTGGCGGTCAGCACGTGGGGTGTGCCATTGTTCTCTCTGGATACGTACCCCGATTGGGCGCCGCCGTTCAACGCCACGGCGCCGTGA